A window of the Bufo gargarizans isolate SCDJY-AF-19 chromosome 1, ASM1485885v1, whole genome shotgun sequence genome harbors these coding sequences:
- the RASL11B gene encoding ras-like protein family member 11B gives MRLIQNMCTISECPPASSAEGAGTSSGPGGSSRVIKIAVVGASGVGKTALVVRFLTKRFIGDYERNAGNLYSRQVQIDGMTLAIQVQDTPGVQLHDQRLECNEQLNRSIRWADAVVIVFSITDCKSYELINHLHQHVRQLHPDNRVPVVIVANKADLLHLKQVEPQHGLQLANMLGCTFYEVSVSENYIDVCNAFQVLCKEISKHQTTSTPEKRKNSLIPRPKSPNMQDLKRRFKQVLSAKVRTATSV, from the exons ATGCGCCTCATCCAGAACATGTGCACTATCAGCGAGTGCCCCCCTGCCAGCAGCGCGGAGGGCGCGGGCACCAGCAGTGGTCCGGGGGGCAGCAGCAGGGTAATCAAGATCGCTGTGGTGGGAGCCAGTGGCGTTGGCAAGACAG CGCTGGTGGTCCGATTTCTCACCAAGCGGTTTATTGGCGACTACGAGAGGAATGCAG GAAACCTGTACAGCAGACAAGTCCAGATAGACGGCATGACGCTGGCCATCCAGGTGCAGGACACTCCAGGTGTACAG CTCCATGACCAGAGACTGGAGTGTAACGAGCAGCTGAACAGATCCATCAGATGGGCAGATGCTGTGGTCATCGTCTTCTCCATCACAGACTGTAAGAGCTATGAGCTCATCAACCACCTCCACCAGCATGTGCGCCAGCTGCACCCCGACAACAGAGTGCCCGTCGTGATCGTCGCCAATAAAGCGGACCTTCTGCACCTCAAGCAGGTCGAACCACAGCACGGACTTCAGCTGGCCAACATGCTGGGCTGCACTTTTTACGAAGTCAGCGTCAGTGAGAATTATATTGACGTTTGCAACGCGTTTCAAGTACTTTGTAAGGAGATCAGCAAGCATCAAACCACCAGCACACCCGAGAAGAGGAAAAATTCCCTCATTCCTCGGCCAAAGTCTCCAAACATGCAGGACTTGAAGAGACGCTTTAAGCAGGTCCTGTCAGCAAAAGTGAGGACTGCCACCTCTGTCTGA